Genomic segment of Panicum virgatum strain AP13 chromosome 2K, P.virgatum_v5, whole genome shotgun sequence:
AACTCGAATCTGCCAACCAGGCCTGTTGCTCGCCTGCGTTCACACACACCTGTGCCGTGCCATGAACTTTCCTCCCTTTCGCGTAAGGTACACTCCGCTGTATGCTCGTGGAGTCCCAAGTTTAGAGCATCGATGGCTTTGACTTTACACGTCCTCCCACTTACTTAGTGGCAACACGTTCTCTAACCACGGCAGTTTCGTACTACGGAGTAGTACTAGAAGCTAAAATTAACCTCCCTGCCCCTAAACTAGTACACATTTTAGTGACGTGGCCGGTGGCCCTCTGTCGCGAACTGCTCAGAGGATACGCTGGACCCGCAGCCGTGATCGAGTGATCGGATCGGGGACGGCTACGTGATCCACAGATTCCGTTTGCCACACGCTCGTTCACACTGCAGTGCCCCGTCAGCCACGTTCCAAGCAGATAACGTTTTCCATGCGGACCCCGTGACTGCGCCTTGGCCCCACCACTAACCTACAAATACTGGCCACACCACACCACTGCAGTTTCACTCCCAACTCAGCTCACACGGCTCGCGCACCATCAGTCGTGTCGTGTCGTCGTGTCCATCACACAAGCCAAACAAAGCTCCAGTCACTTCTCGAGCCCCGATGGAGCCCACGGGCACGATCCTCTTCGCCTCCGTCGGCgtctccggcttcggcttcgacgTCTTCTCCGTCGCCGTGCCGGCCCCCACGGACGATGGTGCCCCCGACGCGCCGGAGCTCGACGAGCGGCGCCACACGGACGGCGTGTCCGTCAACTTCAACGCCCAGTTCGcggacgacgccggcgacgcggTCGCGTTCGTCTCCGAGCGGACGGGCGCCGCGGGCCTGTTCCTGTCCCGGCCGGGGTCCGAGCGCCCCGAGCCGCTCCCGGCGGCCGAGGGCAGCCTGTTCCACGACCGCCCCAcggtgcgcggcggccgggtgTACTTCGTCTCCGCGCACGAGAAGCCGGACCGGCCGTTCCGGAGCTGGGCGGCGGTGTACGCGGCGTGGCTgagcggcgagggcgaggcggtggagcgggTCACGCCGCGGGGCGTCGTGGACATGAGCCCTGCCGTGTCGGCGTCCGGGGACCTCATCGCCGTCGCGTCGTACGGGGACCGGCCCTGGGCGTTCGACTTCCGGGTCCTGGAGACGGAGGTCGCCGTGTTCCGCGCGGCCGACCCGGcgcgccgcgtcgtcgtcgcggAGCGGGGCGGGTGGCCGACCTGGCACGGGGAGCGCACGCTCTTCTTCCACCGCGTCGCCGACGACGGGTGGTGGAGCGTGTTCCGGGTGGACGTGTCGCCGGAGACCCTCGAGCCCACCGCCGCTGGCGAGCGCCGCGTGACCCCGCCGGGGCTGCACTGCTTCACCCCCGCCGCtgtcggccgcggcgggggcagcTGGATCGCGGTCGCGACGCGGCGGAAGGGCCGCGCTCAGCGGCACATCGAGCTGTTCGACCTAGAGACCGAGCGCTTCTCCCCGCTCACGGAGCTCCTCAACCCGGAGCTCCACCACTACAACCCCTTCTTCTCGCCGTCGGGCGGGCGCCTCGGGTACCACCGgttccgcggcgccggcgcgcctgGCGACTCTGTTGTCCCCTACCTGCAGCCGGTGCGGAGCCCCGTGAGCTCCCTCCGGATGCTCCGCGTGAACGGCACGTTCCCGTCCTTCTCGCCCGACGCGTCGCACATCGCCGTGAACGGCGACTTCTTCGCGACGCCGGGCGTCATGGTCCTCCGGTCCGACGGCACCAGGCGGTGGACGATCAGCAGGGACCCCGGGCTCTTCTACACCACGTGGAGCCCGACCGAGCGCGGCGTCGTGTTCACCTCGGCGGGGCCCATCTTCGAGACCACGAAGGCGACGGTCCGGATCGCGCGGGTGGAGTTCGACCCAAGCGAGCTCACCGACGACCGCAAGGAGGTGGACGCGACGGTGAGGGCGCTCACCCGGCCCGAGGCCGGGAACGACGCGTTCCCGGCGGTGTCCCCCTGCGGGCGGTGGCTGGTGTTCCGGTCCGGGCGCACGGGGCACAAGAACCTGTACGTGGTCGAcacggcgcgcggcgaggagggcggcgtgcggcggctgaCGGAGGGCGAGTGGATCGACACGATGCCGAGCTGGTCCCCCGACGGGAGGCTGATCGCGTTCTCGTCGAACCGGCACGACCCGGCGAACCCGGCCGTGTTCAGCATCTACCTGGTGCGGCCCGACGGGTCCGGGCTCCGGCGCGTGCCCGTGGCCGGGCCCGAGGGCAGCGCGGAGGCGGACCAGGAGCGGATCAACCACGTGTGCTTCAGCCCGGACTCGCGGTGGCTGCTGTTCACGGCGAACCTCGG
This window contains:
- the LOC120694641 gene encoding tol-Pal system protein TolB-like, with the protein product MEPTGTILFASVGVSGFGFDVFSVAVPAPTDDGAPDAPELDERRHTDGVSVNFNAQFADDAGDAVAFVSERTGAAGLFLSRPGSERPEPLPAAEGSLFHDRPTVRGGRVYFVSAHEKPDRPFRSWAAVYAAWLSGEGEAVERVTPRGVVDMSPAVSASGDLIAVASYGDRPWAFDFRVLETEVAVFRAADPARRVVVAERGGWPTWHGERTLFFHRVADDGWWSVFRVDVSPETLEPTAAGERRVTPPGLHCFTPAAVGRGGGSWIAVATRRKGRAQRHIELFDLETERFSPLTELLNPELHHYNPFFSPSGGRLGYHRFRGAGAPGDSVVPYLQPVRSPVSSLRMLRVNGTFPSFSPDASHIAVNGDFFATPGVMVLRSDGTRRWTISRDPGLFYTTWSPTERGVVFTSAGPIFETTKATVRIARVEFDPSELTDDRKEVDATVRALTRPEAGNDAFPAVSPCGRWLVFRSGRTGHKNLYVVDTARGEEGGVRRLTEGEWIDTMPSWSPDGRLIAFSSNRHDPANPAVFSIYLVRPDGSGLRRVPVAGPEGSAEADQERINHVCFSPDSRWLLFTANLGGVMAEPISGPNQFQPYGDLYACRLDGSGLLRLTCNAYENGTPAWGPLSAGLGVEALSLGAPAGEDPMGQFEEPLWLTCDV